From a region of the Myxococcus fulvus genome:
- a CDS encoding Kelch repeat-containing protein has protein sequence MSLHRNPRGVVVLLAVTALVGCGVDASLPLAEREGTAASSALAAARWEATGFMSDSRRSTSMVRLTSGKVLIAGGYSGSAHVASADIYDPASRTWSMAAPMLTGRSEHPSVLLQDGRVLVAGGYTASGATNTAEVYNPSTNTWASAGSIGVNNVNFTLTLLNNGRVLASGGSATTPMLFNPATNTWTSAGSGDLGRQGSTATLLPNGKVLLTGGWNGTMIATTRLYDPVSNTWAAGPTMGAPRYRHSATRLPDGRVLLTGGWTHSGASELYDSSTNTLSPTGTMSTTRAFHVAALVDGKVLVSGGHTEGDRTMRQSAELFDPATNSWSLTAPMRSARTFHAGVALADGSVLVAGLDRSAELYFPETAAPGQIAQGNTCSATGTFSPSCAFSVSPASIHAWTAPVAGIFTFHTLGSDFDTVLELVDDSTQQSLGCNDEASSGNSQSSVTVSLNAGQRVRAVVQGYSVNCGNFVLSVIQ, from the coding sequence ATGTCCCTCCATCGAAATCCCCGCGGTGTCGTGGTGCTCCTCGCCGTCACCGCGCTCGTGGGCTGTGGTGTCGATGCGTCCCTCCCGCTCGCGGAACGGGAAGGAACCGCTGCGTCCTCCGCGCTCGCCGCGGCCCGCTGGGAAGCCACCGGGTTCATGAGCGACAGTCGGCGCAGCACGTCCATGGTCCGGCTCACCTCGGGCAAGGTGCTCATCGCCGGTGGCTACTCGGGCAGCGCGCACGTGGCGAGTGCGGATATCTATGACCCGGCCAGCAGGACCTGGTCCATGGCCGCGCCCATGCTCACGGGTCGCAGCGAACACCCGTCCGTGCTCCTGCAGGATGGACGGGTGCTCGTCGCCGGCGGGTACACCGCATCGGGGGCCACCAACACCGCGGAGGTCTACAATCCCTCGACCAACACCTGGGCTTCCGCGGGCTCGATCGGAGTCAACAACGTCAACTTCACCCTCACGCTCCTGAACAACGGGAGGGTGCTCGCCTCGGGAGGCAGTGCGACCACTCCGATGCTGTTCAACCCAGCCACCAACACCTGGACCTCCGCGGGCTCCGGGGACCTCGGGCGGCAGGGCTCCACGGCGACCCTGCTCCCGAATGGCAAGGTGCTCCTGACAGGTGGCTGGAACGGGACGATGATCGCCACCACGCGGCTGTATGACCCGGTGAGCAACACCTGGGCCGCCGGGCCCACGATGGGGGCCCCTCGCTACCGGCATTCGGCGACCCGCCTCCCCGACGGGCGCGTCCTCCTCACGGGCGGGTGGACCCATAGCGGGGCCTCCGAGTTGTACGACTCCTCGACCAACACCTTGTCCCCCACCGGGACGATGAGCACGACACGCGCCTTCCACGTCGCGGCCCTGGTCGACGGCAAGGTCCTGGTGTCGGGCGGGCATACCGAGGGGGACCGCACCATGCGCCAGTCCGCCGAGCTGTTCGACCCCGCGACGAACAGTTGGAGCCTCACGGCGCCCATGCGCTCCGCTCGGACCTTTCACGCCGGCGTGGCGCTCGCGGATGGCAGTGTGCTCGTCGCGGGCCTGGACCGGAGCGCCGAGCTGTACTTCCCCGAGACCGCCGCCCCCGGACAGATCGCCCAGGGCAACACCTGCTCCGCGACGGGCACGTTCAGCCCGAGCTGTGCCTTCAGCGTCAGCCCCGCGTCCATCCACGCCTGGACCGCTCCCGTCGCGGGAATCTTCACCTTCCACACGCTCGGCTCGGACTTCGACACCGTCCTCGAGCTCGTGGACGACTCGACGCAACAGTCGCTCGGCTGCAATGACGAGGCGTCCAGCGGCAACAGCCAGTCCTCGGTGACCGTCTCCCTCAACGCGGGGCAGCGCGTCCGCGCCGTGGTCCAGGGGTACAGCGTGAACTGCGGCAACTTCGTGCTCAGCGTCATCCAGTAG
- a CDS encoding SBBP repeat-containing protein yields the protein MLHRIRLLPLLLLAGTSAQAGRVADSPDSPYSLLPVPLLKAPPRAPDARATPGVAPSMLPEDIPNWLQQRGTSGIDQGTDIAVSCEGTYSVGYTTGNFSGTASTVLGNDWFLIKHNLAGNAEWTRQHGGLATGTVPSPNDFAESVATFDVGGRCDDPVIYVAGYSNGNLDGNAPLGDYDAFLTKYDKKGTRLWTRMFGTPLADRGISVATDRLGNVYVAGYSATSNAGTDAFVFKFNDAGTQQWKQTFASSNNQHDQARGVATDANGDIYVGGHTFGNLGGINQGVSDIFLVKLTPAGSITWTQQLGTPVADVVEDLATSRRLTGEVDLYLAGHTLGSYARTNPTSDYDALLLKLRPDGSVQWSKQFGTPGRDMLFGVTSDGGGTVYVTGTSTYDIKQPNTPLDAADPFETDVFVMSFDASGAPLKARQIGSTNAADTTFEQDIGGGIAADTGAGVYVAGYTEALFPVLRTATAGLTDLVVFKYLDGCTVTTPNQCKLSYGWGDPHYVTFDGYAYDFQGQGEFILAESTVSDLIVQVRQVPWNGSSQVSVFTAAAVKLGTDRVAYYLGASPPLKVNGISTPITQATTLRGGGRILPKGGGYVLEWPTGDHLTLTPVSSYLNIDLLLAPSRRGKVRGPLGNFNGNREDDFALRNGTLLNAPPSFAQMYTGPNSFVNSWRISRAESLFDYAAGASTDTFTLLDFPTAPPVLSASQRQQAQQVCQGAGVTAIAALWACITDVGLTQDASFASTAATVQASAQAQGATPPPEPAPQSVYLTSFDSAAPGAEWSSSLRSTSPTGEHTFLGTFGNESVRLDVSALPPHTKLTLSFDLYVINGWDGVGAFGPSRFFLQAHGLPTLLDTTFSNTSSPQNYPNTFPGQHRPGTGASQRNSLRYPFGDSVYRLQYSFSHTASSATFVFGASGLSGINDEAWGLDNVELRLQ from the coding sequence ATGCTTCACCGCATCCGCCTTCTCCCGCTCCTCCTGCTCGCCGGGACATCCGCCCAGGCAGGCCGTGTCGCGGACTCTCCGGACAGCCCCTACTCGCTGCTCCCCGTCCCCCTCCTCAAGGCCCCTCCCCGGGCCCCAGATGCACGGGCAACACCCGGCGTCGCCCCATCGATGCTGCCCGAGGACATCCCCAACTGGCTCCAGCAGCGCGGCACCAGCGGCATCGACCAGGGCACCGACATCGCCGTGTCCTGCGAGGGCACCTACTCCGTCGGCTACACCACCGGGAACTTCAGCGGCACCGCGAGCACCGTCCTCGGCAACGACTGGTTCCTCATCAAACACAACCTCGCAGGGAACGCCGAGTGGACCCGCCAGCACGGCGGCCTCGCCACCGGCACCGTCCCCTCCCCCAATGACTTCGCCGAGTCCGTCGCCACCTTCGACGTCGGCGGCCGCTGCGATGACCCCGTCATCTACGTCGCCGGCTACTCCAACGGGAACCTCGATGGAAATGCGCCCCTCGGGGACTACGACGCCTTCCTGACCAAGTACGACAAGAAGGGCACCCGCCTGTGGACCCGCATGTTCGGCACCCCGCTCGCCGACCGCGGCATCTCCGTCGCCACCGACAGACTGGGCAACGTCTACGTCGCCGGCTACAGCGCCACCTCCAACGCCGGCACCGACGCCTTCGTCTTCAAGTTCAACGACGCGGGCACCCAGCAGTGGAAACAGACCTTCGCCAGCAGCAACAACCAACACGACCAGGCCCGAGGCGTCGCCACCGACGCCAACGGCGACATCTACGTCGGCGGACACACCTTCGGGAACCTGGGCGGAATCAACCAGGGCGTCAGTGACATCTTCCTCGTCAAGCTCACCCCCGCCGGCAGCATCACCTGGACCCAACAGCTCGGAACCCCTGTCGCGGACGTCGTCGAGGACCTGGCCACCTCCCGACGACTCACCGGCGAGGTCGACCTCTATCTCGCCGGCCACACCCTCGGCAGCTACGCGAGGACCAATCCGACGAGCGACTACGACGCCCTCCTCCTCAAGCTCCGCCCGGATGGCTCCGTCCAGTGGTCCAAGCAGTTCGGCACCCCAGGCAGGGACATGCTCTTCGGTGTGACGTCCGACGGCGGCGGCACCGTCTATGTCACCGGCACCAGCACCTACGACATCAAGCAGCCCAACACCCCGCTCGACGCCGCGGACCCGTTCGAGACCGATGTCTTCGTGATGAGCTTCGACGCCAGCGGCGCGCCGCTGAAGGCCCGGCAGATCGGCTCCACCAACGCGGCCGACACGACCTTTGAACAGGACATCGGCGGTGGAATCGCCGCCGACACGGGCGCGGGCGTCTATGTCGCCGGATACACCGAGGCGCTCTTCCCCGTGCTGCGGACCGCCACCGCCGGCCTCACGGACCTGGTCGTCTTCAAGTACCTGGACGGCTGCACCGTCACCACACCCAACCAGTGCAAGCTCAGCTACGGCTGGGGAGATCCCCACTACGTCACTTTCGACGGCTACGCCTACGACTTCCAGGGCCAGGGCGAGTTCATCCTCGCCGAGTCCACCGTGAGCGACCTCATCGTCCAGGTCCGCCAGGTCCCCTGGAACGGCTCGTCACAGGTGAGCGTCTTCACCGCCGCCGCCGTGAAGCTCGGCACGGACCGCGTCGCCTACTACCTGGGCGCCTCGCCGCCCCTCAAGGTCAACGGCATCTCCACGCCCATCACCCAGGCCACGACCTTGCGCGGCGGCGGGCGAATCCTCCCCAAGGGCGGCGGCTACGTCCTCGAGTGGCCCACCGGCGACCACCTGACCCTCACGCCCGTCAGCAGCTACCTGAACATCGACCTGCTCCTCGCCCCCTCCCGCCGAGGCAAGGTCCGAGGCCCGCTGGGCAACTTCAATGGCAATCGCGAGGACGACTTCGCCCTGCGCAACGGGACGCTGCTCAACGCGCCTCCGTCCTTCGCGCAGATGTACACCGGCCCCAACTCCTTCGTGAACAGCTGGCGCATCTCCCGCGCGGAGTCCCTCTTCGACTACGCGGCGGGCGCCTCCACCGACACCTTCACCCTGCTCGACTTCCCCACGGCGCCCCCCGTGCTGTCCGCCTCACAGCGACAGCAGGCCCAACAGGTCTGCCAGGGCGCGGGCGTCACCGCCATCGCCGCCCTGTGGGCCTGCATCACCGACGTGGGCCTCACCCAGGACGCCTCCTTCGCCAGCACCGCCGCCACCGTCCAGGCCAGCGCCCAGGCCCAGGGCGCCACTCCACCGCCGGAGCCCGCGCCCCAATCGGTGTACCTGACGAGCTTCGACTCGGCAGCGCCTGGCGCGGAGTGGAGTTCGTCGCTCCGCAGCACCTCTCCCACGGGCGAGCACACCTTCCTCGGCACGTTCGGCAACGAGTCGGTGCGCCTGGACGTGTCAGCGTTGCCTCCCCACACCAAGCTCACCCTCAGCTTCGACCTCTACGTCATCAATGGCTGGGATGGGGTTGGCGCCTTCGGGCCCAGTCGATTCTTCCTGCAGGCGCACGGCCTCCCCACCCTGCTCGACACCACGTTCTCCAACACGTCATCCCCCCAGAACTACCCCAACACCTTTCCCGGACAGCACAGGCCCGGCACCGGCGCATCACAGCGCAACTCGCTGCGCTATCCGTTCGGCGACTCCGTCTACCGGCTCCAGTACTCCTTCAGCCACACGGCCTCGAGCGCGACCTTCGTGTTCGGCGCCAGCGGCCTGTCCGGCATCAATGACGAGGCCTGGGGGCTCGACAACGTCGAGCTGCGCCTCCAGTAA
- a CDS encoding methyltransferase gives MDFQARLEALTHQLRPWSALWSRSILQGWPESGAAYPEDWLDYARSLDETGERRLDQGELVGAAPPSLGALLGALEELTKLPWHEDRHPMTVSETQGLSDKKAHELARVLALLGSRTRFIQQAVDIGGGMGHLARLCARTFGWTFHSIDRDAALQDKGRQWLKRARSPVGGPLHFIQASVEDGPQPRIDPLFSGRDRASIGLHTCGPLALTQIRKSRGAGFVLNIGCCYDKLELPRDYPVSGIGREHPLPFTPHALALTTRGRPRKTEAEFARMKQVYAWRFAFHLLSKRQFPERDFVRAGDAPRALYDSPFASYALDRLERLGLSSNMTADELTAFEVSVRAETRDLLLCHLLRDRFARALEVVLLLDRAIFLEELGFEVELLQLFEPDVSPRNLALVASQSV, from the coding sequence ATGGACTTCCAGGCGCGGCTCGAGGCGCTCACGCACCAACTCCGCCCCTGGTCCGCGCTCTGGTCCCGCTCCATCCTCCAGGGGTGGCCCGAGTCCGGCGCCGCCTATCCCGAGGACTGGCTGGACTACGCCCGGTCACTCGATGAGACAGGCGAGCGGAGGTTGGACCAGGGAGAACTCGTGGGAGCGGCGCCTCCGTCCCTGGGTGCGCTCCTCGGCGCGCTCGAGGAACTGACGAAGCTTCCCTGGCACGAAGACCGTCACCCGATGACGGTCTCGGAGACGCAAGGACTCAGCGACAAGAAGGCCCACGAGCTCGCGCGGGTGCTGGCCCTGCTGGGGTCGAGGACTCGCTTCATCCAACAGGCGGTCGATATCGGCGGAGGCATGGGACACCTCGCCCGCCTCTGTGCGCGGACCTTCGGGTGGACCTTCCACAGCATCGATAGGGACGCCGCGTTGCAGGACAAGGGCCGACAGTGGCTGAAGAGAGCCCGCTCCCCCGTCGGAGGCCCCCTGCATTTCATTCAGGCCTCCGTCGAGGATGGACCCCAACCACGGATCGATCCGCTCTTCTCGGGTCGAGACCGGGCATCCATCGGCCTGCACACCTGCGGACCGCTCGCTCTCACGCAAATCCGCAAGAGCCGGGGAGCGGGCTTCGTCCTGAACATCGGCTGCTGCTATGACAAGCTGGAGCTTCCACGGGACTACCCGGTCTCCGGAATCGGGCGCGAGCATCCGCTCCCCTTCACCCCACATGCCCTCGCGTTGACGACGAGGGGACGGCCGCGGAAGACCGAGGCGGAGTTCGCGCGGATGAAGCAGGTGTACGCGTGGCGCTTCGCATTCCATCTCCTGTCGAAGCGGCAATTTCCCGAGCGAGACTTCGTGAGGGCGGGAGACGCGCCCCGGGCGCTCTATGACAGCCCTTTCGCCAGCTACGCGCTCGACCGACTGGAGCGCCTGGGTCTCTCGTCCAACATGACGGCGGACGAACTGACTGCCTTCGAGGTCTCCGTTCGCGCCGAGACGCGGGACCTCTTGCTCTGCCATCTGCTGAGGGACCGCTTCGCGAGGGCGTTGGAGGTCGTGCTCCTGCTCGATCGCGCGATCTTCCTGGAGGAACTGGGCTTCGAGGTCGAGTTGCTCCAACTCTTCGAACCCGACGTGTCTCCGCGAAACCTCGCGCTCGTCGCGTCACAGAGCGTTTGA
- a CDS encoding FAD-dependent monooxygenase — MHLDLMTQHAVVIAGGGPTGLMLAAELALAKVDVAIVERRASQDVAGSRSRGLHARSLEVLDQRGVVERFVSQGQPVQNVAFGQAPLDLSDFPTRHNHGLALLQERFERILAQWVGELAVPAYRGCEVTGFAQDDTGVDVALSDGRALRAKYLVGCDGGRSLVRKAAGIEFPGWDASISYLIAEVEMTGAPAFGIRRDEKGTFAMGKQADGSVGVVLREDQVNTGEAPTLETLREGLVALYGSDFGLRSATYLSRFTDMTRQAASYRDRRVLLAGDAAHVHSPMGGQGLNLGVQDAVNLGWKLAQVVRGVSPESLLDTYQAERHPVAARALRKTMAQTALSRGDARMDAVRETLSELLRMDEPRKQYAAMMSGLDVQYDLGAGHPLLGRRMPDLDLVTSDGPRRVFQLLHEAWPVLLDLGEAGALDITPWADRVQRVAARYPGEWELPVLGVVTAPVAVLIRPDGHVAWVGEGTDQGLREALARWFGPPSTT; from the coding sequence ATGCACTTGGACTTGATGACGCAACACGCCGTGGTGATTGCGGGAGGAGGCCCGACCGGGCTGATGCTGGCGGCGGAGCTGGCGTTGGCGAAGGTGGACGTGGCCATCGTCGAGCGCCGCGCTAGTCAGGATGTCGCCGGCTCGCGCTCGCGAGGCCTGCACGCGCGCAGCCTGGAGGTGCTCGATCAGCGCGGAGTCGTCGAGCGCTTCGTCTCGCAAGGGCAACCCGTCCAGAACGTGGCGTTCGGGCAGGCGCCGCTGGACCTCAGTGACTTCCCGACGCGTCACAACCATGGGCTCGCGCTCCTCCAGGAGCGCTTCGAGCGCATCCTGGCGCAGTGGGTGGGCGAGCTGGCGGTGCCCGCCTACCGAGGATGCGAGGTCACGGGCTTCGCGCAGGACGACACCGGCGTCGACGTGGCGCTGTCCGACGGCCGTGCGCTGCGGGCGAAGTACCTCGTCGGGTGCGACGGAGGACGGAGTCTGGTCCGCAAGGCGGCGGGCATCGAGTTCCCGGGGTGGGACGCGTCGATCAGCTACCTCATCGCCGAGGTCGAGATGACCGGAGCCCCCGCGTTCGGCATCCGCCGGGACGAGAAGGGCACCTTCGCCATGGGCAAGCAGGCGGACGGCAGCGTGGGCGTCGTGCTGAGGGAGGACCAGGTCAACACAGGTGAGGCGCCGACCCTCGAGACGCTGCGTGAGGGACTGGTCGCGCTCTACGGGTCGGACTTCGGCTTGCGAAGCGCCACGTACCTCTCCAGGTTCACCGACATGACGCGGCAGGCGGCGTCCTACCGGGACCGACGGGTGCTGCTGGCCGGCGATGCGGCCCACGTACACTCACCGATGGGTGGACAGGGGCTCAACCTCGGTGTGCAGGACGCCGTGAACCTGGGGTGGAAGCTGGCGCAGGTCGTGCGAGGCGTTTCGCCGGAGAGCCTGCTCGACACGTACCAGGCCGAGCGACACCCCGTCGCGGCCCGCGCGCTGCGCAAGACCATGGCGCAGACCGCGCTCAGCCGCGGTGACGCGCGGATGGACGCCGTGCGAGAGACACTGTCGGAGTTGCTGCGGATGGACGAGCCTCGCAAGCAGTACGCGGCGATGATGTCGGGACTGGACGTCCAGTATGACCTGGGCGCTGGACACCCATTGCTCGGGCGGCGCATGCCGGACCTCGACCTGGTGACCTCCGATGGCCCACGGCGCGTGTTCCAGCTGTTGCACGAAGCATGGCCAGTGCTGCTCGACCTAGGCGAAGCTGGGGCACTCGACATCACGCCCTGGGCGGACCGGGTTCAACGGGTCGCGGCTCGCTACCCGGGCGAGTGGGAGCTGCCGGTGCTCGGCGTGGTCACCGCGCCTGTCGCGGTGCTGATTCGTCCGGACGGACACGTCGCGTGGGTCGGCGAGGGCACGGACCAGGGTCTGCGTGAAGCCCTGGCCCGATGGTTCGGGCCGCCGAGTACGACGTAA
- a CDS encoding DUF1579 domain-containing protein yields MLARPSVSLFIAVVCVVGCRGTSSNAAPSPPSTADSTRAATSAIADAARELTGTWTCSGSIHGPSGASPSEVRFEARLELDKAWLRTDFVTVSGEYPYKFTSYRTFDATSRTWRNVILDNMGGEATSSSTDGSTWVGESTGPMGRMKIQDTERLVSPGKLTLRGQYSMDGVSWSTGYDLTCEK; encoded by the coding sequence ATGCTCGCGCGTCCGTCCGTCTCCCTGTTCATCGCAGTTGTCTGCGTCGTGGGGTGCCGAGGCACGTCCTCGAACGCGGCTCCTTCGCCCCCCTCGACGGCCGACTCCACGAGAGCCGCGACGTCGGCCATTGCAGATGCGGCCAGGGAGCTGACCGGGACGTGGACCTGCAGCGGCTCCATCCATGGCCCCAGTGGTGCGAGCCCGAGCGAGGTCCGATTCGAGGCCCGGCTCGAGCTCGACAAGGCCTGGCTGCGAACCGACTTCGTGACGGTGTCCGGCGAGTATCCCTACAAGTTCACGTCGTACCGGACGTTCGATGCGACGTCTCGCACGTGGAGGAATGTCATCCTCGACAACATGGGCGGCGAGGCGACGTCTTCGTCCACGGACGGCAGCACCTGGGTCGGCGAGTCGACCGGTCCCATGGGCAGGATGAAGATCCAGGACACAGAGCGCCTCGTCTCGCCCGGGAAGCTGACCCTGCGTGGCCAGTACTCGATGGATGGCGTGAGCTGGAGCACCGGCTATGACCTGACCTGCGAGAAGTGA
- a CDS encoding DUF4328 domain-containing protein, whose amino-acid sequence MGPWAVVALLAVGIHALSELLQLSVMIWAFSTLLELGYARSDATALYAESLFLLGMVQAIAWVFGVVGFLTWQFQAVRIATQLEVSRLSPRWALLSWFIPGLNLFKPYQVLRDLWRDLGGESSRTLLILAWWCLGLLTLTLGLGHELLLQVDEVVNIKTFVLRATQLAYTAMLVLTAVLCIGVVRHIQRRLTQVKRELVDGT is encoded by the coding sequence GTGGGGCCCTGGGCGGTCGTCGCGCTCCTGGCTGTTGGCATCCACGCGCTCTCCGAGCTCCTCCAGCTCTCGGTGATGATCTGGGCATTCAGCACCCTCCTCGAACTCGGCTACGCGCGGAGTGACGCCACTGCACTCTATGCCGAGTCGCTCTTCCTCCTGGGAATGGTCCAGGCCATCGCGTGGGTGTTCGGCGTGGTCGGGTTCCTGACGTGGCAGTTCCAGGCGGTTCGAATCGCGACCCAGCTCGAGGTCAGCCGGCTCTCGCCCCGCTGGGCCCTCCTGTCCTGGTTCATCCCGGGGTTGAACCTCTTCAAACCCTATCAGGTGCTTCGCGACCTCTGGCGCGACCTGGGAGGCGAATCGAGCCGGACCCTTCTGATACTCGCCTGGTGGTGCCTGGGGCTGCTCACACTGACCTTGGGCCTGGGGCATGAGCTGTTGCTCCAGGTGGACGAAGTCGTGAACATCAAGACCTTCGTCCTACGCGCCACCCAGCTCGCCTATACAGCGATGCTCGTGCTCACCGCGGTGCTGTGCATCGGCGTCGTGAGGCACATCCAGCGCCGCCTCACCCAGGTGAAGCGGGAGCTCGTCGACGGCACCTGA
- a CDS encoding M91 family zinc metallopeptidase: MKLRSRPSFSLPSSSPKTDALSRPRSNSTPARPDTTSLPKARPSATELQDGKNNLKPTDYGVTHPDLPGIRTRRDGGQSGAQFADFTRDTRESTHTLMSRPNGHRMMTELDGRTQALNPGQTGTVRNPITSTDIYSGRNADMPMSHLPRHQGTFESIRPAYRHDGQPSAGLPSRINYDESAPGHQRFNSLGHESVHAWRASNGLQVGSIESSKHANADVFKRYPDFADNMKANLNRRTMLTEEFETVGLKPTPHTPAGWAPTENKIRAEHGLPSRNDYSGRAPNLPNPTNEAIQRYDEGSDNRSVFQKMIGTPTPIGKILGDIEG; this comes from the coding sequence ATGAAGCTCCGCTCCCGCCCGTCGTTCTCCTTGCCGTCCTCGTCCCCCAAGACGGACGCGCTCTCGCGCCCCCGCTCCAACAGCACCCCGGCGAGGCCCGACACGACGTCGCTGCCCAAGGCGCGGCCGTCCGCCACGGAGCTCCAGGATGGGAAGAACAACCTCAAGCCCACCGACTATGGCGTCACGCACCCGGACCTCCCGGGCATCCGGACCCGCCGCGATGGCGGCCAGAGCGGCGCCCAGTTCGCGGACTTCACCCGCGACACGCGCGAGTCCACCCACACGCTGATGAGCCGGCCGAACGGCCATCGGATGATGACGGAGCTGGACGGCCGCACCCAGGCGCTCAACCCCGGCCAGACGGGCACCGTGCGCAACCCCATCACCTCCACGGACATCTACTCGGGCCGCAACGCCGACATGCCCATGTCGCACCTGCCGCGGCACCAGGGCACCTTCGAGTCCATCCGCCCCGCGTACCGTCATGACGGCCAGCCCAGCGCGGGCCTGCCCAGCCGCATCAACTACGATGAGTCCGCCCCCGGTCACCAGCGCTTCAACAGCCTGGGCCACGAGTCGGTCCACGCCTGGCGCGCCTCCAACGGCCTCCAGGTGGGCTCCATCGAGTCGAGCAAGCACGCCAACGCCGACGTCTTCAAGCGCTACCCCGACTTCGCCGACAACATGAAGGCGAACCTCAACCGCCGCACGATGCTGACCGAGGAGTTCGAGACGGTGGGCCTGAAGCCCACGCCGCACACCCCCGCGGGCTGGGCGCCCACGGAGAACAAGATCCGCGCCGAGCACGGCCTGCCCAGCCGCAATGACTACTCGGGCCGCGCGCCGAACCTGCCCAACCCGACGAACGAGGCCATCCAGCGCTACGACGAGGGCTCCGACAACCGGAGCGTCTTCCAGAAGATGATCGGCACCCCGACCCCCATCGGGAAGATCCTCGGCGACATCGAGGGCTGA